Proteins from one Lonchura striata isolate bLonStr1 chromosome 6, bLonStr1.mat, whole genome shotgun sequence genomic window:
- the NADSYN1 gene encoding glutamine-dependent NAD(+) synthetase — MGRAVTVATCALNQWALDFEGNLERILRSIDIARSKGARYRLGPELEICGYGCSDHYYESDTLLHSFQVLEKLLESPTTQDIICDVGMPVLHRNVRYNCRVIFLNKKILLIRPKISLANAGNYRELRWFTPWSKARHVEEYFLPRIIQEVTGQETVPFGDAVLATKDTCLGAEICEELWAPNSPHIEMGLDGVEIFTNSSGSHHVLRKAHARVDLVNSATAKNGGIYILANQKGCDGDRLYYDGCAMISMNGETVAQGSQFSLNDVEVLVATLDLEDVRSYRAEISSRNLAASKVNPYPRIKVNFALSCPDDLAVPTCMPIQWRHHSPEEEISLGPACWLWDYLRRSKQAGFLLPLSGGIDSSATACIVYSMCHQVCLAVKNGNADVLADARRIVNDETYIPEDPQEFCRRVFTTCYMASENSSQDTCNRAKLLAEQIGSYHINLNIDVAVKAVVGIFNVVTGRTPRFSVYGGSSRENLALQNVQARIRMVLAYLFAQLTLWARGMPGGLLVLGSANVDESLRGYLTKYDCSSADINPIGGISKTDLKNFIHYCIENFQLTALRSIMSAPPTAELEPLVDGQVAQTDEEDMGMTYAELSMYGKLRKIAKAGPYSMFCKLINIWKEICTPREVAFKVKHFFRMYSVNRHKMTTLTPSYHAENYSPDDNRFDLRPFLYNTSWSWQFRCIDKQVSKLEKKEGISLVEDTD, encoded by the exons ATGGGCCGGGCAGTGACCGTGGCCACCTGCGCCCTTAACCAGTGGGCTCTGGACTTTGAGGGCAACCTGGAGAGGATTCTCAGAA GTATCGACATCGCCAGGAGCAAAGGAGCCCGGTACCGCCTTGGCCCAGAGCTCGAAATCTG TGGTTATGGCTGCTCAGATCACTATTATGAGTCAGACACACTCTTGCATTCGTTTCAAGTTCTGGAAAAGCTCTTGGAGTCTCCAACTACTCAAGATATTATCTGTGATGTGGGAAT GCCTGTTCTGCACAGAAATGTTCGCTACAATTGTCGAGTGATCTTTTTGAATAA gAAGATTCTTCTGATCAGACCAAAAATATCACTGGCAAATGCAGGAAACTACAGGGAACTTAGATGGTTCACCCCATGGAGCAAAGCAAG GCATGTGGAGGAATATTTTCTGCCCAGGATTATTCAGGAAGTGACTGGACAG GAAACTGTTCCTTTTGGGGATGCAGTGCTGGCAACCAAGGACACATGCCTAGGGGCAGAAATATGTGAAGAACTCTGGGCACCAAACAG CCCTCACATTGAGATGGGACTTGATGGTGTGGAAATTTTCACCAACTCTTCCGGGAGTCACCACGTGCTGCGGAAAGCTCATGCCCGGGTGGATCTGGTGAATTCTGCCACAGCAAAG AATGGTGGTATATATATATTAGCAAATCAGAAAGGCTGTGATGGTGATCGTCTCTATTATGATGGTTGTGCCATGATTTCCATGAATGGAGAAACTGTTGCACAAGGATCCCAGTTCTCACTCAATGATGTG GAGGTGCTGGTTGCCACTCTGGACCTGGAGGATGTTCGAAGTTACAGAGCAGAGATTTCATCTCGCAACTTGGCA GCAAGTAAAGTGAATCCTTATCCCAGGATAAAAGTGAACTTTGCTCTGTCGTGTCCTGATGATTTAGCTGTTCCTACTTGTATGCCAATCCAGTGGCGACACCACAGTCCTGAGGAGGAGATCAG CCTTGGACCTGCATGTTGGCTCTGGGACTATTTAAGGCGCAGCAAACAG GCAGGGTTTCTCCTACCTCTGAGTGGTGGAATTGACAGCTCTGCTACAGCTTGCATAGTGTATTCCATGTGTCACCAGGTTTGCCTGGCAGTCAAGAATGGCA ATGCAGATGTGCTGGCTGATGCACGCAGGATTGTGAATGATGAGACCTACATCCCTGAGGATCCTCAGGAATTCTGCAGGCGTGTCTTCACCACGTGCTACATGGCTAGTGAGAACTCCTCCCAGGATACCTGCAACAGGGCCAAACTGCTGGCTGAGCAAATAGGCAG CTACCACATCAACCTGAACATAGATGTGGCTGTGAAAGCTGTTGTGGGGATCTTCAATGTGGTGACAGGTCGAACTCCCCGGTTTTCTGTCTATGGAGGGAGTAGCAGAGAGAACCTGGCACTCCAGAATGTGCAG GCTAGAATAAGAATGGTCCTTGCCTACCTGTTTGCTCAGCTGACACTGTGGGCTCGTGGGATGCCAGGGGGACTGCTGGTGCTGGGATCAGCCAATGTGGATGAAAG TCTCCGTGGTTACTTGACCAAGTACGACTGCTCCAGTGCTGATATCAACCCCATTGGTGGCATCAGCAAGACTGATTTGAAGAACTTCATTCATTACTGCATTGAAAATTTCCAGCTCACAGCCCTCAGGAG TATCATGTCAGCTCCACCCACTGCGGAATTGGAGCCCCTGGTGGATGGACAAGTGGCTCAAACTGATGAG GAAGATATGGGGATGACATATGCAGAGCTCTCAATGTATGGGAAATTAAGGAAAATTGCAAAGGCTGGACCATACAGTATGTTCTGTAAGCTGATTAATATATGGAAGGAAATTTGTACACCAAGAGAG GTGGCATTCAAGGTTAAGCATTTCTTCAGGATGTATTCAGTCAACAGGCACAAAATGACCACCCTCACTCCTTCCTACCACGCTGAAAACTACAGTCCAGATGACAACCGTTTTGACCTGAGGCCTTTCCTCTACAACACCTCGTGGTCCTGGCAGTTCAGGTGTATAGACAAACAG GTATCCAAGctagaaaaaaaggaaggaatttCTTTAGTTGAAGATACGGACTGA
- the DHCR7 gene encoding 7-dehydrocholesterol reductase yields the protein MVAHQEKKLAEEIKHQNMQNYKASQGQWGRAWEVDWFSLASILFLLTFAPLIVYYFIMSCAQYQCSLTDPLLDLLTGNKHLSEIWNRTPMLTYRAAAIYSIWVAFQVFLYVSIPDFCHKFLSGYVGGVQEGAITPAGVMNKYEINGLQAWIITHVLWFANASYFHFFSPTIIFDNWIPLLWCANILGYAVSTFAMIKGYFFPTNAKDCKFTGNFFYDYMMGIEFNPRIGKWFDFKLFFNGRPGIVAWTLINLSFAAKQQELYGEVTNSMILVNVLQGIYVLDFFWNEAWYLKTIDICHDHFGWYLGWGDCVWLPYLYTLQGLYLVYHPVQLCTAHAVGVLTLGLLGYYIFRTTNHQKDLFRRTNGNCRIWGKKPEYIECSYMSVDGTKYYSKLMTSGFWGWARHFNYTGDLMGSLAYCLACGFEHILPYFYIVYMTILLTHRCIRDEHRCSSKYGKDWKRYTAAVPYRLLPSIF from the exons ATGGTAGCCCATCAGGAGAAAAAACTtgctgaagaaataaaacaccaaaacaTGCAAAATTATAAAGCATCTCAAGGCCAGTGGGGAAGAGCATG GGAGGTGGACTGGTTTTCCCTGGCAAGCATCCTTTTCCTGCTTACGTTTGCACCACTGATTGTGTATTACTTCATCATGTCCTGTGCCCAGTACCAGTGCTCTCTGACTGATCCACTGCTGGACTTGCTCACAGGGAATAAGCATCTGTCTGAAATCTGGAACAGGACTCCCATGCTTACCTATAGGGCTGCTGCCATTTATTCCATCTGGGTCGCTTTCCAG GTGTTTTTGTACGTGTCCATTCCTGATTTCTGCCATAAATTTCTCTCTGGATATGTAGGAGGTGTACAAGAAGGTGCTATCACCCCTGCTG GTGTCATGAACAAATATGAAATCAATGGACTTCAGGCCTGGATCATTACCCATGTGCTTTGGTTTGCAAATGCTTCTTACTTCCACTTCTTCTCACCTACCATCATTTTTGACAACTGGATTCCTCTCCTGTGGTGTGCCAATATCTTGGGATATGCAGTGTCCACCTTTGCAATGATCAAAGGCTACTTTTTCCCTACCAATGCAAAAGACTG CAAATTCACTGGCAACTTCTTTTATGACTATATGATGGGGATTGAATTTAACCCTCGAATAGGGAAGTGGTTTGATTTCAAGCTGTTCTTCAATGGGCGCCCTGGGATTGTGGCCTGGACTCTAATCAACCTTTCCTTTGCTGCCAAACAGCAGGAGCTGTATGGTGAAGTGACAAACTCCATGATCCTTGTCAATGTGCTCCAG GGTATTTATGTTCTGGACTTCTTTTGGAATGAAGCCTGGTACTTGAAAACCATTGATATCTGCCATGATCATTTTGGATGGTATTTGGGCTGGGGAGACTGTGTTTGGTTGCCTTACCTCTACACTTTGCAG GGTCTGTACTTGGTTTACCACCCTGTCCAGCTGTGCACAGCTCATGCTGTAGGGGTCTTGACGTTGGGCTTGCTGGGTTATTACATCTTCAGAACGACCAACCACCAGAAGGACCTGTTCCGTCGCACCAACGGCAACTGCAGGATCTGGGGGAAGAAGCCTGAGTACATCGAGTGCTCCTATATGTCTGTGGATGGCACCAAGTACTACAGCAAGCTGATGACctcgggattttggggctgggcACGTCATTTCAACTACACAGGAGACCTGATGGGCTCGCTGGCCTATTGCCTGGCTTGTGGCTTTGAGCACATACTGCCTTACTTCTACATCGTTTACATGACCATTCTGCTCACCCACCGCTGCATCAGGGATGAGCACCGTTGCAGCAGCAAGTATGGGAAGGACTGGAAGCGCTACACTGCTGCAGTGCCCTACCGGCTCCTACCCAGCATATTTTAA